Proteins encoded by one window of Bacteroidia bacterium:
- a CDS encoding T9SS type A sorting domain-containing protein — protein sequence MKKIYLKVVLFLSVSLCSLSILNAQTQTVVVGTSSLVSAFSPIVKSYECVGYEAIYLSSEIGYSGAISSFGFNRVDGTDTLPFDSVSIFMKQTALVSMTSGTIDTAGYTRVYDGVFPNNGGAGWREVTLNTPFVYSNTSNFSVLVFKHTQTAIAGTPVSPRWYYTSVTPNRARRYYGTSPMAWGPNLSATNVLSDIRMTIGTVGIVDISAGLCSVYPNPSDGQVNIVVHNERVAAMVVSDMYGKIVTDVSEVKELTLDLRNFSNGIYTIQFFDNTRQLMTTRKIVLKK from the coding sequence ATGAAAAAAATCTACTTAAAAGTTGTTTTGTTTCTGTCTGTTTCCTTATGCTCGTTGAGTATTCTAAATGCGCAGACACAAACTGTTGTTGTTGGTACATCAAGTCTTGTATCTGCCTTTAGTCCGATAGTCAAATCTTATGAGTGTGTAGGCTATGAAGCTATTTATCTTTCATCTGAAATAGGTTATTCCGGTGCAATTTCTTCTTTTGGGTTTAACCGTGTTGATGGGACAGATACACTGCCCTTTGATAGTGTGAGTATATTCATGAAACAAACCGCACTTGTTTCCATGACTTCAGGTACTATTGATACTGCAGGATATACGAGAGTTTATGATGGTGTTTTTCCGAACAATGGCGGTGCTGGATGGCGCGAAGTGACACTTAATACCCCTTTTGTCTATAGCAATACTTCCAACTTTAGTGTGCTGGTTTTTAAGCATACACAAACTGCAATTGCAGGCACACCGGTTTCGCCTCGTTGGTATTATACATCTGTTACTCCAAATAGAGCAAGAAGATATTATGGAACAAGTCCAATGGCATGGGGCCCAAACCTGAGTGCAACAAATGTTTTAAGCGATATAAGAATGACCATTGGCACAGTTGGTATTGTTGATATTTCAGCAGGTTTGTGTTCTGTTTATCCAAACCCATCAGATGGGCAGGTAAATATTGTTGTTCATAATGAAAGGGTAGCAGCAATGGTAGTATCTGATATGTATGGAAAAATTGTTACTGATGTTTCAGAGGTTAAAGAATTAACTTTGGATTTAAGAAACTTCAGCAATGGAATTTATACCATTCAGTTTTTTGATAATACCAGACAATTGATGACTACGAGGAAGATAGTACTTAAAAAATAG